One region of Marispirochaeta aestuarii genomic DNA includes:
- a CDS encoding amidohydrolase, which translates to MRLFTNARFCSMEAPDDHYDALLEKGGSILRLYRRSGEIPADLHAERIDLDGAWVYPGFTDTHTHSFDGGLYSLCLDLGGCSSLRQVIEALAGVRPLGGLAFAWNLDVHRIREGRFPNLTELDRAVPDIPLIVKRVDGHSCMVNSAALRAVPWKSGSAPQLLPLTRELSREASAWFQSMVDEEGILSAYDAASRIALKAGLTRVHTMVGDGESDPRHFVLLRDNLERFDVDFVPYPQISNVNRALELGSPRVGGCLLSDGSIGSHTAALNAPYADQPESRGTLYRDQDFWYRFVREAHREGLQACVHAIGEAAVEQIAGVLRRVYDEDPKALHHQIIHCEMVSDRSLELLEGLPAAAPVQPAFDALWGGEGGLYEKHLGKEGRARCNRYASLARAGVLLTGGSDWYITPLDPLGGIRAATRLSNPAERLSPFEAIRLYTVNAAKLTASDDRQGYLREGYECDLSIVSGPGEGEKSAVKGVVKEGKLLFLRGRT; encoded by the coding sequence ATGAGATTATTTACCAATGCCCGCTTCTGTTCCATGGAAGCCCCGGACGACCATTACGACGCCCTCCTCGAGAAGGGGGGATCCATTCTCCGCCTCTATCGCCGGTCCGGGGAGATTCCCGCCGACCTGCACGCTGAGCGAATCGATCTCGACGGGGCATGGGTATACCCGGGCTTTACCGATACTCATACCCATTCCTTCGACGGAGGTCTCTATTCCCTCTGCCTTGACCTGGGAGGCTGCAGCAGCCTCAGGCAGGTGATCGAGGCCCTGGCGGGAGTCCGCCCTCTCGGTGGGCTTGCCTTTGCCTGGAACCTGGATGTTCACAGGATTCGCGAGGGACGCTTTCCGAACCTGACTGAACTGGACAGGGCGGTTCCGGATATCCCCCTTATCGTCAAACGGGTTGACGGCCACTCCTGCATGGTCAACAGCGCCGCCCTCAGGGCGGTCCCCTGGAAAAGCGGTTCTGCTCCCCAGTTACTGCCCCTGACCCGGGAGCTGAGCAGGGAGGCTTCCGCCTGGTTTCAGAGTATGGTGGATGAGGAGGGAATCCTCTCCGCCTACGACGCGGCCTCTCGAATCGCCCTGAAGGCGGGATTGACCCGTGTCCATACCATGGTGGGGGACGGAGAGAGCGACCCCCGTCATTTCGTCCTGCTTCGGGACAACCTGGAGCGCTTTGACGTCGACTTTGTTCCCTATCCCCAGATCAGCAACGTGAACAGGGCCCTGGAGCTTGGATCCCCCCGGGTGGGGGGCTGTCTCCTGAGCGACGGCTCCATCGGCAGTCATACGGCGGCCCTGAATGCACCCTACGCCGACCAACCGGAGAGCAGGGGAACACTCTACCGTGACCAGGACTTCTGGTACCGTTTTGTCCGGGAGGCCCACAGGGAAGGTCTTCAGGCCTGCGTGCATGCCATAGGGGAGGCTGCGGTGGAACAGATAGCCGGGGTGCTCAGAAGGGTGTACGATGAAGATCCCAAAGCGCTTCATCATCAGATTATTCATTGCGAGATGGTGAGCGACAGGAGCCTCGAGCTCCTTGAGGGACTGCCCGCAGCGGCTCCGGTACAACCGGCCTTTGACGCCCTCTGGGGAGGCGAAGGGGGATTGTACGAGAAACACCTGGGGAAGGAAGGTCGTGCCCGGTGCAACCGCTACGCTTCCCTCGCCCGGGCGGGGGTACTGCTTACGGGAGGTTCCGACTGGTATATAACGCCCCTGGATCCTCTGGGGGGTATTCGGGCCGCGACCCGGCTGTCAAACCCTGCCGAAAGGCTTTCTCCCTTCGAGGCGATCCGTCTCTATACCGTAAACGCAGCAAAGCTCACCGCTTCGGATGACCGGCAGGGATATCTCCGGGAAGGATACGAATGCGACCTGAGTATTGTCTCCGGTCCCGGGGAGGGGGAAAAAAGTGCCGTAAAAGGGGTGGTAAAGGAAGGAAAACTCCTCTTCCTGCGGGGACGGACTTGA
- a CDS encoding response regulator: protein MKTKMDFPSINQKDPEGIGPNGKPYRVMIVDDSMFVKKQLGQILTSEGFEVVATAGTGKEALEIYQEKKGGIDLVTMDITMPVMDGVTALERIMALDKDAKIIMVSALGKQDLVKKSFMLGAKNYIVKPLDRKKVLERISRVLQGL from the coding sequence TTGAAAACCAAGATGGACTTTCCCTCCATAAACCAGAAGGATCCCGAAGGGATCGGCCCCAACGGCAAACCCTACCGGGTCATGATAGTGGACGATTCCATGTTTGTAAAAAAGCAGCTCGGACAGATTCTTACCTCCGAGGGCTTTGAAGTTGTGGCAACCGCCGGAACCGGCAAGGAAGCCCTGGAAATCTATCAGGAGAAGAAGGGCGGCATCGATCTGGTTACCATGGATATCACCATGCCGGTGATGGACGGGGTTACCGCCCTGGAGAGGATCATGGCGCTGGATAAGGATGCGAAAATCATCATGGTCAGCGCCCTGGGAAAGCAGGACCTGGTAAAAAAGTCCTTCATGCTTGGAGCAAAGAACTATATTGTGAAACCCCTGGACCGGAAAAAGGTGCTTGAACGGATAAGCAGGGTTCTGCAGGGCCTGTAA
- a CDS encoding uroporphyrinogen decarboxylase/cobalamine-independent methonine synthase family protein has product MLPEQWNTLERLVQGKEKNVNAALIVDSPWIPPFLNISTAEYLKNPELHFRSNMEIIRKYPEIIFFPGFWVEMGMAAEPSGYGTPVEYYDNQPPTIKHIIEDISEVDRLKPQIPPGTD; this is encoded by the coding sequence ATGTTACCTGAACAATGGAACACCCTGGAGAGACTGGTCCAGGGTAAAGAGAAGAATGTAAACGCTGCATTGATTGTCGACAGCCCCTGGATTCCCCCGTTCCTGAATATTTCCACCGCCGAATACCTGAAGAACCCGGAACTTCATTTCCGATCGAACATGGAGATAATCCGGAAGTACCCGGAGATTATCTTTTTCCCGGGGTTCTGGGTGGAGATGGGAATGGCCGCCGAACCTTCAGGCTATGGTACTCCCGTTGAGTATTACGACAATCAGCCTCCCACCATCAAACATATAATCGAGGATATCAGCGAGGTCGACCGCCTCAAACCGCAAATCCCGCCAGGGACGGACTGA
- a CDS encoding uroporphyrinogen decarboxylase family protein yields MPDILKRYRELLPLVRAEGMEINVIAARGPMTLASHLMGVTNFLIGLKTEPELTHRLLKMTTKTVIQWLEAQAEVLPEVRGIFVLDDIMGFLCEEDYLEFAHDYFREIFSLPAKIKVLHNDTPNPVSFRFLTDLGIDMFNFSHQVPIPDLRRLVGDRIVLMGNISPLDIMVKGSEEEVYEAAVSCIEQNAGNPRFLLSAGGGVSMGTPESTLGGIIRAISDANSGKIQLR; encoded by the coding sequence ATGCCGGATATTCTAAAACGCTACCGGGAGCTTCTTCCCCTGGTCAGGGCGGAGGGTATGGAGATCAACGTGATCGCCGCCCGGGGACCCATGACCCTGGCGTCCCATCTTATGGGGGTGACCAACTTCCTGATCGGGCTGAAAACAGAGCCGGAGCTGACCCATCGTCTTCTGAAGATGACGACAAAAACGGTAATACAGTGGCTCGAAGCCCAGGCTGAGGTTCTCCCGGAAGTCCGGGGTATATTTGTTCTGGACGACATTATGGGTTTTCTCTGCGAAGAGGATTATCTGGAGTTTGCCCATGACTATTTCAGGGAGATCTTTTCCCTGCCGGCAAAGATAAAGGTTCTCCATAACGATACCCCCAACCCCGTATCCTTCAGGTTTCTTACGGACCTGGGAATAGATATGTTCAATTTCTCGCATCAGGTTCCCATACCTGATCTTCGAAGGCTCGTTGGAGACAGGATTGTGCTCATGGGCAATATCTCTCCCCTGGACATCATGGTAAAGGGGAGCGAAGAGGAGGTCTATGAGGCCGCGGTTTCCTGTATTGAACAGAACGCCGGAAACCCCCGTTTTCTGCTCTCCGCGGGGGGAGGGGTTTCCATGGGGACCCCGGAATCGACCCTGGGAGGGATTATCCGGGCGATTTCCGACGCAAACAGCGGGAAAATTCAGCTCCGGTAG
- the hflX gene encoding GTPase HflX: protein MNRSDHEAEGILSTYAETALLVVPRFPGQSDHDCTAALSELASLVDTMGLEVREGLIAPVREPKSRYLFGSGKAQEIADLAEELEVDCIIFDEDLSPSQQRNWETLSRRCVIDRHEVILDIFASRASTREAVLQVGLARMEYSLPRLTRAWTHLSRQRGGSRGTRGEGETQLEVDRRIVLRRIARMKEELEQVRRNRSTMRKQRESVPVPTAAIVGYTNAGKSSLLHKLTGADLLIEDKLFATLDPTTRRIKLEGGNELLLTDTVGFIRKLPHDLVDAFKSTLEETVLADFLLHILDASNPEVEDHMAVTRQVLKEIGAGDKPVLTCFNKTDACDRETLDHLMLRYPGAVFFSVRSGEGLDKLPEALEKMLYHGLEVDRFLIPPDRHDLVALVHRNGKVSREEYSEEGILLVARVPDKVRGLLKEFRTGRDQNVRV from the coding sequence ATGAACCGCAGCGATCATGAGGCGGAAGGAATTCTTTCCACCTATGCAGAAACAGCCCTTCTTGTTGTTCCCCGTTTTCCCGGTCAGAGCGATCATGACTGTACCGCCGCCCTTTCTGAACTGGCGAGCCTGGTGGACACCATGGGGCTGGAGGTCCGGGAGGGCCTCATTGCCCCGGTCCGTGAGCCGAAATCGCGGTACCTCTTCGGCAGCGGAAAGGCTCAGGAGATTGCCGATCTGGCGGAAGAGCTGGAAGTGGACTGCATTATCTTCGACGAGGATCTTTCTCCCTCCCAGCAGCGCAACTGGGAAACCTTGAGCAGGCGCTGCGTTATCGACCGGCATGAGGTAATCCTGGATATCTTCGCCTCCCGGGCTTCAACCAGGGAGGCGGTGCTGCAGGTGGGTCTTGCCCGGATGGAGTACTCCCTGCCGCGGCTGACCCGGGCCTGGACTCACCTGAGCCGTCAGCGGGGAGGCAGCCGGGGTACCAGGGGCGAGGGTGAGACCCAGCTCGAGGTCGACCGGCGCATCGTCCTTCGCAGGATCGCCCGCATGAAGGAGGAGCTGGAACAGGTCAGGCGGAACCGCAGCACCATGCGCAAACAGCGTGAATCGGTGCCCGTACCCACCGCGGCGATCGTGGGGTACACCAATGCGGGAAAATCCTCCCTGCTCCACAAACTGACCGGTGCGGATCTGCTGATCGAAGACAAGCTCTTCGCCACCCTGGATCCCACAACCCGCAGGATTAAGCTGGAGGGCGGAAACGAACTCCTTTTAACCGATACGGTAGGTTTTATCCGCAAGCTGCCCCACGATCTGGTGGACGCCTTCAAGTCGACCCTGGAAGAGACGGTCCTGGCGGATTTCCTGCTCCATATCCTGGATGCCTCGAACCCGGAGGTGGAAGACCATATGGCGGTTACCCGGCAGGTCCTTAAGGAGATCGGCGCCGGGGACAAGCCCGTCCTTACCTGTTTCAACAAGACCGACGCCTGCGACAGGGAGACCCTTGATCACCTGATGCTCCGTTACCCCGGGGCCGTGTTCTTTTCCGTCCGCAGCGGCGAAGGGCTTGATAAGCTGCCGGAGGCACTGGAAAAGATGCTCTACCACGGCCTTGAGGTGGACCGATTTCTGATTCCCCCGGACAGACACGATCTTGTCGCCCTGGTACACCGGAACGGGAAGGTGAGCAGGGAGGAGTACTCTGAAGAGGGTATTCTGCTTGTGGCCAGGGTCCCCGACAAGGTCAGGGGACTCCTGAAGGAGTTTCGGACCGGGAGGGATCAGAATGTCCGGGTTTGA
- a CDS encoding serine/threonine protein kinase, protein MSGFDLLTPELVLQAVTQAWGFSLESSLSPFPSYINRVYGLRDDDGREYVTKFYRPGRWSYEAILEEHRFLEDCREAELPVVVPVPDEEGYTLQDVIAVDDEGNEEEYLFALFPKRGGRNFDAEGEEEWLRLGRLLGRLHQVAGEREAEHRLVLHPQETTMSHIRELSDLVHPDLRVEFEDFCLEAVERISPAFEGLDYHRIHGDCHRGNILDRPGEGLLLIDFDDMAVGPAVQDLWLLLPGRRDECSRELNLLVEGYEEFLSFPRRSLDLIEALRFMRILHYSAWCTRQRKDAGFFKHFPGWGSKAYWTKELEDLKDQVRLGLSAV, encoded by the coding sequence ATGTCCGGGTTTGATCTGCTTACCCCTGAGCTTGTCCTTCAGGCGGTGACCCAGGCCTGGGGATTCTCTCTTGAAAGCAGCCTGAGCCCTTTTCCCAGCTATATAAACCGGGTCTACGGTCTCAGGGACGATGACGGCAGGGAGTACGTTACCAAATTCTATCGGCCCGGCCGCTGGAGCTACGAGGCGATCCTCGAAGAGCACCGGTTCCTGGAGGACTGTCGCGAGGCGGAACTTCCGGTTGTAGTGCCTGTCCCGGACGAAGAGGGATATACCCTCCAGGATGTGATTGCCGTGGATGACGAAGGAAACGAAGAGGAGTATCTCTTTGCTCTTTTTCCGAAGCGGGGAGGGCGGAATTTCGATGCCGAGGGCGAAGAGGAGTGGCTGCGTCTGGGGAGGCTCCTTGGTCGGCTTCACCAGGTGGCCGGCGAGCGGGAAGCTGAACACCGGCTGGTGCTGCATCCGCAGGAAACGACCATGTCCCACATCCGGGAGCTTTCCGACCTTGTACATCCGGATCTGCGGGTGGAGTTCGAGGATTTTTGCCTGGAGGCGGTGGAAAGAATCAGCCCGGCTTTTGAGGGTCTCGACTATCACCGGATTCACGGGGACTGCCACCGGGGAAACATCCTGGACCGACCGGGGGAGGGGCTTCTTCTGATTGATTTTGACGATATGGCCGTCGGTCCCGCCGTTCAGGATTTGTGGCTCCTTCTGCCCGGCCGCCGGGACGAGTGCTCCCGGGAACTCAACCTGCTCGTGGAGGGCTATGAGGAGTTTTTATCCTTCCCCCGCCGCTCCCTGGACCTGATAGAAGCCCTTCGCTTTATGCGGATCCTCCATTACAGCGCCTGGTGTACCCGGCAGCGTAAGGACGCAGGCTTTTTCAAACACTTTCCCGGATGGGGGAGCAAGGCCTACTGGACCAAGGAGCTGGAGGACCTGAAGGACCAGGTCAGGCTGGGGCTTTCGGCGGTATAG
- a CDS encoding LON peptidase substrate-binding domain-containing protein yields MVRVQRIPLFPLNLVLFPNMPLPLHIFELRYRRMIRRCVEDKEEFGVILHTGKELTRVGCTAKVEGFLKEYADGRFDILSLGHERFMVRRFFEDQSHLEAEVQFFRDLPVSAPELPRLKDLSSRASGGLMSLAALEEFNVDGELLQSLEPEAVSLLICGTGLFSLEEKQTLLEMQNTKERLERGVRRIEDRLKQRRAEKKIEELLGAEIDFSSLMN; encoded by the coding sequence ATGGTACGAGTCCAGCGAATACCCCTTTTTCCCCTTAATCTGGTTCTGTTTCCCAACATGCCCCTGCCGCTGCACATCTTCGAACTGCGGTACCGGCGCATGATTCGCCGCTGTGTTGAAGACAAGGAGGAGTTCGGTGTAATTCTGCATACCGGAAAGGAGTTGACCCGGGTCGGCTGCACAGCGAAGGTCGAGGGCTTTCTCAAGGAATACGCGGACGGACGCTTCGACATCCTGTCCCTCGGGCATGAACGCTTTATGGTGCGCCGCTTCTTTGAAGACCAGTCCCACCTGGAGGCGGAGGTCCAGTTTTTCCGGGACCTTCCAGTATCTGCGCCGGAACTTCCGCGGCTTAAAGATCTCTCCAGCCGTGCGTCCGGGGGGCTCATGAGTCTTGCCGCCCTGGAGGAGTTCAACGTGGACGGAGAACTTCTTCAGAGCCTTGAACCGGAGGCGGTATCCCTTCTGATCTGCGGAACCGGGCTCTTCTCCCTGGAAGAAAAACAGACCCTCCTGGAAATGCAGAATACAAAGGAGCGCCTTGAACGGGGAGTACGGAGAATAGAAGATCGCCTCAAGCAGCGCCGGGCCGAGAAGAAGATCGAGGAGTTGCTGGGAGCTGAGATCGATTTTTCCAGCCTGATGAATTAG
- the pflB gene encoding formate C-acetyltransferase produces the protein MKSHTFSSAGVSAEQEAWRGFSRADWCGEIDLRDFIQSNYEPYTGGADFLQGPSADTLKLWEKLKDLLGEENRKGGTLDVDTDTVSGINAYSPGYIDRSLEKIVGLQTDAPLKRAVMPYGGIRMASKACEAYGYTLSPQMEKIFTRYRTTHNDGVFSAYTEEMKAARKAGIITGLPDAYGRGRIIGDYRRVPLYGVDRLVEDKLSQQRSIRPAAMDEESIRLREEITGQLRALKELAAMADSYGFDIRKPARNAAEAVQWLYFAYLAAVKEQNGAAMSLGRVSSFLDIYIKRDLDEGVITEQEAQELIDQFVLKLRIVRFLRTPEYNDLFSGDPTWVTECIGGMGLDGRTLVTATSFRMLQTLINLGAAPEPNMTVLWSKDLPRPFKEYCARVSEETSSIQYENDDLMRPYWGDDYGIACCVSAMRIGKQMQFFGARCNLAKALLYAINGGRDEISGAQVAPPLAPLEGEVLDYDELTGRFDAVLDWIAGLYMDTLNVIHYMHDRYSYESLQMSLHDRDVYRTMACGVAGISVCADSLAAVKYAKVRPVRDERGLAVDFEIEGEYPAFGNNDDRVDSLASDLVKSFMSKLKERKTYRNADPTLSILTITSNVVYGKKTGATPDGRRKGEPFAPGANPMHGRDTRGALASASSVAKLPYDYARDGISYTFSIEPGTLGKAGEDRVRNLISLLDGYFGLKGHHINVNVLNRSVLMDAMEHPELYPQLTIRVSGYAVNFVKLTREQQLDVINRTFHERI, from the coding sequence ATGAAATCTCATACTTTTTCGTCCGCAGGTGTTTCAGCCGAACAGGAAGCATGGAGGGGATTCTCCAGGGCTGACTGGTGTGGAGAGATTGACCTGCGGGACTTTATACAGAGTAACTACGAACCCTACACCGGGGGAGCCGATTTTCTGCAGGGGCCCAGCGCTGATACGCTGAAGCTCTGGGAGAAGCTCAAAGATCTTCTGGGGGAGGAAAACCGTAAAGGAGGTACCCTGGATGTGGATACCGACACGGTCTCCGGAATAAACGCCTATTCCCCGGGCTATATCGACAGGTCCCTGGAAAAGATCGTGGGCCTGCAGACCGATGCGCCCCTCAAGCGGGCGGTCATGCCCTACGGCGGCATACGCATGGCCTCGAAGGCCTGCGAGGCCTACGGTTACACCCTTTCGCCCCAGATGGAGAAGATCTTTACCCGATACCGGACCACCCACAACGACGGGGTTTTCAGCGCCTACACCGAAGAGATGAAGGCCGCCAGGAAGGCGGGAATCATAACGGGCCTGCCCGACGCCTACGGGCGGGGACGCATTATCGGAGATTACCGCAGGGTGCCCCTCTACGGTGTGGACCGGCTGGTTGAGGACAAGCTTTCCCAGCAGCGGAGTATCCGCCCCGCGGCCATGGACGAGGAATCCATCCGCTTGAGGGAGGAGATTACCGGGCAGCTGAGGGCCCTGAAAGAGCTGGCCGCCATGGCGGATTCCTACGGCTTTGATATCCGAAAGCCCGCCCGGAATGCTGCGGAGGCGGTTCAGTGGCTCTACTTTGCCTATCTTGCTGCGGTGAAGGAACAGAACGGCGCCGCCATGAGCCTGGGAAGGGTCTCCAGCTTTCTGGATATCTACATCAAACGTGACCTGGATGAAGGAGTAATTACCGAACAGGAAGCCCAGGAGCTGATAGACCAGTTCGTCCTCAAGTTGCGGATCGTGCGCTTTCTGCGTACCCCGGAGTACAATGATCTCTTTTCCGGGGATCCCACCTGGGTTACCGAGTGTATCGGTGGCATGGGCCTGGACGGGCGGACCCTGGTTACGGCTACATCCTTCCGAATGCTCCAGACCCTGATAAATCTGGGTGCCGCACCGGAGCCGAACATGACGGTCCTCTGGTCGAAGGATCTGCCCCGACCCTTCAAGGAGTACTGCGCCAGGGTTTCCGAGGAGACCAGCTCGATTCAGTACGAGAACGACGACCTGATGCGCCCCTACTGGGGAGACGATTACGGTATCGCCTGCTGCGTCTCCGCCATGCGTATCGGCAAGCAGATGCAGTTCTTCGGTGCACGCTGCAATCTTGCAAAGGCCCTGCTGTATGCGATCAACGGCGGCCGGGACGAGATCAGCGGCGCCCAGGTTGCACCTCCTCTGGCCCCCCTCGAGGGGGAGGTCCTGGATTATGATGAACTGACAGGTCGCTTCGATGCGGTTCTGGACTGGATCGCCGGTCTCTACATGGATACCCTGAACGTCATCCACTACATGCACGACCGCTACAGCTACGAGAGCCTGCAGATGTCTCTCCACGACCGGGACGTCTACAGGACCATGGCCTGCGGGGTCGCCGGGATTTCCGTCTGTGCCGACTCCCTGGCGGCGGTTAAATACGCGAAGGTGCGGCCGGTGCGGGACGAGAGGGGTCTGGCGGTGGATTTCGAGATTGAAGGGGAGTACCCCGCCTTCGGCAACAACGACGACCGGGTGGACAGCCTGGCATCGGATCTCGTAAAGAGCTTCATGAGCAAGCTCAAGGAGCGGAAGACCTATCGGAACGCCGACCCGACCTTGTCAATCCTGACCATCACCTCCAACGTTGTCTACGGCAAGAAGACCGGAGCAACCCCGGACGGCCGCAGAAAAGGAGAACCCTTCGCTCCGGGAGCCAACCCCATGCACGGACGGGACACCCGGGGCGCCCTGGCCTCGGCATCCTCGGTGGCAAAGCTTCCCTACGACTACGCCCGGGACGGCATCTCCTACACCTTCTCCATCGAGCCCGGGACCCTGGGCAAGGCGGGGGAGGACCGGGTGCGGAACCTCATTTCCCTGCTGGACGGGTATTTCGGCCTCAAGGGGCACCATATCAATGTGAACGTCCTGAACCGTTCCGTACTCATGGATGCCATGGAGCATCCCGAGCTCTATCCCCAGCTGACCATCAGGGTATCCGGGTATGCCGTCAACTTTGTCAAGCTGACCCGGGAACAGCAGCTGGATGTCATCAACAGGACCTTCCATGAAAGGATTTGA
- the pflA gene encoding pyruvate formate-lyase-activating protein yields the protein MKGFEGNRSRIESPTSLGNKVARIHSVETFGTLDGPGIRYVIFFQGCPLRCKYCQNRDSWDPRLGSIKTLDEVEEDILRYSSFFLSSGGGLTAGGGEPLLQAEFLFSLFKRLKKRGIHTALDTSGYCSLSPAVRELLSVTDLILLDIKHSDESRHRELTGVSPAPVRAFAEYAASRKVPFWIRHVVVPGYTDDPESAERTAGFISTLPGVERVDLIPYHELGKFKWEALGQKYPLEGVKPPGKETMKMVEEIFTACGLPVAGGGGE from the coding sequence ATGAAAGGATTTGAGGGAAACAGAAGCAGGATAGAAAGCCCCACGAGTCTCGGAAACAAAGTCGCCCGGATTCATTCGGTGGAGACCTTCGGTACCCTGGACGGGCCGGGAATACGCTATGTTATCTTCTTCCAGGGATGTCCCCTGCGCTGCAAATACTGCCAGAACCGCGACAGCTGGGACCCCCGCCTGGGGAGCATCAAGACCCTGGACGAGGTGGAGGAGGATATCCTGCGCTACAGTTCCTTCTTTCTCTCCTCCGGCGGCGGGCTTACCGCCGGCGGGGGGGAGCCCCTGCTGCAGGCGGAATTTCTCTTTTCTCTCTTTAAAAGACTGAAAAAACGGGGTATCCACACAGCCCTGGATACCTCGGGCTACTGTTCCCTTTCGCCGGCGGTCAGGGAGCTTCTTTCGGTGACGGACCTGATTCTTCTCGACATCAAGCACAGCGATGAGTCCCGGCACCGGGAGCTTACCGGGGTCTCCCCTGCGCCTGTCAGGGCCTTCGCGGAATACGCCGCCTCCCGGAAAGTGCCGTTCTGGATCCGTCATGTGGTCGTTCCCGGTTACACTGACGACCCTGAGTCCGCCGAAAGAACGGCGGGTTTTATCAGCACCCTCCCGGGGGTCGAGCGGGTGGACCTGATTCCCTACCATGAGCTGGGAAAGTTCAAATGGGAGGCCCTGGGGCAGAAGTATCCGCTGGAGGGTGTGAAACCCCCGGGAAAGGAGACCATGAAGATGGTGGAGGAGATTTTTACCGCCTGCGGGCTGCCTGTGGCGGGAGGCGGAGGTGAATAG